CAGCCCACCCAGCCTCGCCACGTGCTCGCGTGGCACACGCCCGCTGCTCGCGCGGACACGCCCGACGCCGCCATCCAGACCATCCTCGCCGAGTACCTCGTGGGAGACACCAGCCCCGCGTACAAGGAGCTGGTGCTGGAGAAGCAGTACGTCGAGTCGCTGAACGTCTACACCACGCCGCACCGCGACCCGTACCTGTTCCCCATCGACGCCACCTTGCAGGACGAGAAGTTCCGCGCCGACGTGGACGCCGTGCTGCGCCGCGAGGTGACGGCCCTGTCCGGCGGCCCGGTGGACGCCGTGCGCCTGAGGGCCATCCAGGACCACCTGCGCTACGGACTGCTGATGGACCTGGAGACGCCGCGCGACGTGGCCATCGACCTGGCCCTCTACGCGGGCGTGATGGGCCGCCCCGATGCGCTCGCCAGCTATCTGAAACAGCTGGGCAGCGTGACGCCGCAGCAGCTCACCCTGTTCGCGAGGAAGTACCTCGAGGACAAGAACCTCACCGTCCTCACCCTCACCCCCAAGGCCGTCGCCGCCGGAGGGACGCCGTGATGAAGACCCGCGCTACCGTGTCGCTCGTCCTGGCCGCCGCGCTGTCGCTCGCCGCCTGCGCCCACCACAAGCCCCCCCATGAGGAACCGCCCCCGACGCCGCAGCCCGAACCGGGCTCCGTGCCCGCGGTGCCGCTGAACGAGCCGCCGCCGATGCACCTCGTGGTGCAGGCCCGGGCGGACACGCCCCTCGTCAGCCTGCGGCTCGTCTTCCACACGGGCTCCATCGACGACCCGAAGGGCAAGGAGGGCCTCACCGCCCTCACCGCGAAGCTGATGGCGGAGGGCGGCACGCAGCAGCTCACCGCCGCGCAGCTGCTGGAAGCGCTCTACCCCATGGCCGCCGAGCTCAAGGTCTTCACCGACAAGGAGATGACCACCCTCTCCGGCCGCGTCCACCAGGACTTCCTGCCCTCGTTCCTGCTGCTCTTCACGGACACGCTGCTCCAGCCGCGCTTCGACCCTGCGGAGTTCGAGCGCCTGCGCGCCAACGCGCTCAATGCCGTGCGCAACGGCCTGCGCAGTGAAGACGACGAGACGCTCGGCAAGGTGGGCCTGGACGCGCTCATCTACGCGGGGCACCCGTACGCCCACTACACCGGTGGCACCGTGCAGGGGCTCCAGTCCATCACGCTGGAAGACGTGAAGGCGCACGCGCGCCGCGTCTTCACGCAGGACCGGCTCGTCATCGGGCTCGCGGGTCCGGTGGACGCGAACCTCCAGCAGACCATGACCTCGCGCCTGAGCGCGCTGCCCGCCAAGGGCGCGCCCCGGGTGGAGCTGCCCACCGTGAAGTCCTCCGCGGGGCGCACGCTCATCCTCCAGAAGCCCACGCTCTCCACCGCCGTGAGCATGGGCTTCGTCACGCCGATGCGCCGGGGTGACCCGGACTTCTTCCCCGTGGCGTTCGCGCTGTCGAACCTGGGCGAGCACCGCCAGTTCATCGGCGTGCTCTTCAACGAGCTTCGCGAGCAGCGCGGCCTCAACTACGGCGACTACGCCTACGCCGAGCACTTCATCGAGGACCGGGGCAACGGCACCTTCAACCGCACCAACCTGGTGCGCACCCAGCAGGACGTGTCCATCTGGCTGCGCCCCGTGGTGCCCGCCAACGCCGTGTTCGCCACCCGCGGCGCGGTGTTCTTCCTGGAGCGCATGTCGAAGGAGCCGCTCACCCCGGAGCGCTTCAACCTGGTGCGCGGCTTCCTCCAGGGCTACACGCGCCTGTGGGAGCAGACCGACCAGCGACGGCTGGGCTTCGCCATCGACTCGCTCTACTACGGCACGCCCCACTTCCTGGACGCCTACCGCTCCGCGCTGACGACGATGACGCCGGAGTCCGTGCAGGCCGCCGTCAAACGGCAGCTCTCCCCGGAGAAGCTGGCGCTCGTCTACGTCACGGAGGACGCGCAGGGACTGGCGGAGAAGCTGAAGTCCGGCGCGCCTTCGCCCATCACCTACGCGTCACCCAAGCCACCGGAGCTGCTCAAGCTGGATGAGCTCATCATCCAGCAGAAGCTGCCGGTGCGCCCGGACGCCGTCCAGATCGTCCCAGCGTCGGGGTTCATGGAGCGCTGACGTCCGCGCGCCCTTCCGGCGCTCAGGGGCTTTCCGGCAACGCCGTCCACACGCCGCGGAAGCGCTTGAGCGCCGGATCCTTCTGGCGCTTGCACTCCACGCCGTCCACCTGGACGGTGCCGTCGTCGCTGAGCAGCAGGATGTCCTCCGACGTGTCGGGCGTGAAGAACGCCTCCGGGTTCACGCCCGACAGGTCCACCGACGTCACCGGCACTGGCGCATCGTCCCCGCCCTTCCAGGTGAACAGCCGCGACTTCGCCTCGGAGGCGGTGGCCCCCGCCATGATGAGGTAGCGCCCCCGCCACGACGACAGCGAGCGGATGCCCAGCCCGCCCAGCTCCAGCAGCCGGGGCTCCCCGAAGCGCGCGGTCGCGCCGTCGCGCACCACCGCCTCCGGGTTCAGGAGCGGCACCACCAGCGCCTTGCCTTGCGTCAGCGGACTGCGGAAACCAATCAGCATCCCGGGCGCGTCCAGCATCGCCGTCATGCCTTCGATGTTGAGCCCACCGGGCTCCTTGGGCGGCAGCGGCTCCGCCTGCGCGAGCCCGTACGGCGCGAGCCTCGCGTCCGCGAGCAGGTCCTCCAGGAGCTGCGTGTACGGCTGCCCGACGACCTGCACGTGCTCGGGGTCTTCCACGCCGGTGGCGAAGAAGCGCAGGCGCGCGGGCTGCTTCTTTCCGGCGCTGTTGCGGCCATGCGACGTGAGCCAGAAGGCCAGGTTGCCCAGCCGCGAGCCCGCTTCGATGTCCGTCTCCGGCGGCTTCTTCTTCACCGGCAAATCGAGCGACGGCGTCAGGTCCACCGTGCGCAGCGGACGGCCGCCCTTCCGCGCATCGTAGACGCGCAGGATGTTGTCCTCGTCGTCCGCCACCACGAACAGGCCCTGGCCCAGCTCCACCGCGCCGGACGCGTCACAGCTGCCTTCGAAGACGACCGTGTTCGCGGGCGCGGCGGGCAGCGCGTCTCGCCGCACGTTCGCCTCGCGGGTGCCACAGCCCGCCACCAGGACACATCCCCACAGGAGCCACCGTTTCATGGCCCTTCTTCTCGCCGCTCACACCGCGTCGTGCGCGCCGGGAAACCGGAGGCCCTCCGCGAAATGTGTCTTAAGCAACAAGACACACGGCGGATCCGAAGGGCTCGGCATTTGTAGAAATGGCATGGGGCTGTAGCTCACGCACCCAGGGGATGGGGTTTTCTTCCGGTGGCGGGAGGTGGGTGCTAAGAGCCTCAGGATGCAATGCCCCGACTCCGAACCTTCGTGGAGCCGGTCCGCGTGCGGCGCGGCCCTGCGACTCGCGGTCCTGGGCCTGCTGCTCACCACGGCAGCGGCCCATGCTCAGCCTGACCCCTTCTCCCGAGGCTTCGACGCCGTCCCGGTGAAACCCACGGCCGCGCAGGACAGCGGCATTGGCCTGGAAGGCGCCACCGTGGAACCGGTGGGCAGCTACCGGGGCGCGCTGCTCTTCGACTTCAACTGGCGCATCCTCGCGCTGAAGCTGGGTGACGAGAAGCTGGGGAACCTGCTGCCGTACCGGCTGGACGCGCACCTGCTCTTCTCCTACCAGCTGCTGGAGCGGTTGGAGCTGGGCGTGGACCTGCCCGTCACGCTCCTGCAGGGCGACAACTTCTCGCTCCTGGGGGACGCGCTGAACTCGCCGGACTTCCCCGGCGCCGCGGGCGTCAGCGGCACCACGCTGGGCGACATCCGCGTGCTGCCGCGCGTGAGCCTCTTGAACCCGAACCACTTCCCGTTGGGGCTCGCGCTCGTCACGGAAGTGCGGCTGCCCACCGGCAGCGCGCAGAGCTTCACGGGTGAGAGCGGCGTGGTGTTCGCCCCGCGCCTGGCCCTGGAGAAGCGGCTGGGGCCCGTGCGCGTGCTGGGCAACGCGGGCGTGCTGGTGCGCCCCGCGGCGCAGTACCTCAACCTGCGCGTGGACGACGAGCTGACGCTGGGCGCGGGCGGCATCGTGGACCTGCCGGACATCAGCCGGCTGCGCGAGGTGAAGGCCACCGCGGAAATGCACCTGCGCACGCCGCTGGCGCGCCCCTTCAACTTCGACCAGGCGGATTCGCTCAAGTCGCCGTGGGAGCTGCTGGTGGGCGCCCGCGCGAAGGTGTGGGGCGACTGGGGCGTGGAGCTGGACGTGGGCCGCGGCCTCAACGTCACCACCGGCTACGGCCGTGAGGCCCTGCGGGTCATGCTGGCGCTGCGCTACGACAAGACCTTCAAGGACGAGGGCCCAGACTCCGACGGCGACGGCGTGCCCGACGTGCGCGACCGCTGCCCCACGCAGCCCGAGGACAAGGACGACTTCGAGGACTTCGACGGCTGCCCGGATCCGGACAACGACGGCGACGGCGTGGCGGACGGCGAGGACGCGTGCCCCAACAAGCCCGGCCCGAAGGAAAGCAAGGGCTGCCCGGTGGAGCCGGACAAGGACACCGACGGCGACGGCGTCATGGACCCGCTGGACAAGTGCATCACGGTACCCGGCCCGAAGGACTTCGACGGCTGCCCGGACACGGACTACGACGAGATTCCGGACGGCGAGGACGACTGCCCCGACGTGGCCGGCCCGCCGGAGAACAACGGCTGCCCGTACGACGCTCCGCCCTACGTGGTGGTGGAGTCGGACCGCATCCGCATCAAGGGCAACATCCTGTTCGAGACGGGCTCCGCGGTCATCCAGAAGCAGTCGTACCCGCTGCTGGACGAGGTGGCGACGGTGCTCACCAAGAACCCGACGCTGGGGCCCGTGCAGATTGAAGGGCACACGGACAACAAGGGTTCGCGTGCGCTCAACATGGACCTGTCCAACCGGCGCGCGAAGTCGGTGCTCGAGTACCTGACGAAGAAGGGCATCGACCGCAAGCGCCTCACGTCGCAGGGCTTCGGGTTCGACCGGCCCATCGCCACCAACGACACGGCGCTCGGCCGCGCGAAGAACCGGCGCGTGGACTTCAAGCTCGTGAAGTCGGAGATCGAATCCGGCCCGAAGGAGACCATCGTCCCCCACGGCCAGCCGCCGCCGCCCGGCACCGAGCCGGTCCCCGGACCGGGGGCGCCGCCCGCGACTCCCGCACCTGGCGCGGGCACGACGCCGGCGGGCAAGAAGTAACCAGGGCTTGGGACGGCCCGGAGCACGGGCCGTCCCGCGCCTTTCAGGCGTCCGGGTTGCCGTCGATGCCCAGGGCCTCTTTCGCGAAGCGGGCCATTCGCTCGACGAGCTTCTTGTTGTTGTCCAGGACGCTCTGCCCCGCGCGGTTCGTCACGGCCTCCAGCCGCTCGCCGCAGCGCAGGTCCAGGCAGAGGTTCGTGCCCACCCGGCGCTTCGAGTTGGCATCCGTGGTGAGCAGTCCCACGTCCGCTCCGGTGGAGGTGTGGCACCACTCACACATGTGGGGCGACGCCGGGTCCCCCTGCTGATCCCTGCGGAAGGCGATGCCCGTGGGCCGCTTGCTGCCGGGGGCGGTGAACACCAGGAAGACGCGCACGCCGTAGGGGTCCACCCACGCGAGGTAGTCCCGCACGAAGAGCGGGAACCGGGTGTCCTTCGGCAGCTCGACGAACTTGCGGTCCCGGGGGCGGAACGCGTCCAGGAACTCTTTCTCGGTCTCGATGAGGAACATGGGTGGCTGGATAATCTAACGCGCCCTCCGGTTCCTGGCCGCCCTCCCCCCGCCCTGGCGGCCTGTCAGGGCGGCAGGCACTCGAACCTACGCATCCGAGCCGGGCGCGTACCCCAACGCTTCGCTCGCGAAGCGCGCCATGCGTTCAATCAACTGCGCGGTGTCGTCCTGGAGGCTGCGACCGGACCGGTCCGCCTGCGCCTCCAGCCGCTCACCGCAGCGCAGGTCCAGGCAGAGGTTCACGCCCACCCGGCGCTTCGAATCCACATCCGTGGTGAGCAGGCCGATCTCCGCATCGGTGGACGTCCGGCACCAGTCACACATCTTGGGCGCCAACGCCGGGTCTCCCTGCTGGTCCCTGCGGAAGGCGATGCCCGTGGCCTGCTTGCCCCCGGGGGCGACGAACACCAGGAAGACGCGCACCCCATACGGATCCACCCACGAAAGGTAGTTCCGCACGAAGAGCGGGAGCTGGGTGCCCTTGGGCAGTTCGACGTGCTTGCGATCCCTGGAGCGGAACGCACGCAGCAACTCTTTCTCTGACTCGATTCGGAACATGGCGTGCTCTGACGGACTGCCTTCAAGAACATCCTGAACGTGCTTCAGCCTGAGTTTGGCCAACCCCCGCGGACACTGGGTTGGAATCACCACCGTATCCAGCTTGGCGGGCCACTCACGTTCCGAGGACCCCCATGCACATTTCCCTACGGATCCTGCTGCCCCTGCTGGTCATCGGGCTGGGAGGTATCGCCTGTGGCGATGGTGCCTCCTCCACCAACCAACCGCCCACCGTGAGCGACACCGTCTCCGCGCCCACGGCCCTGGTCGCGGGAACGACCGGCACCCTGACCGTCACCGCGAGCGATCCTGACGGAGACCCGCTGACCTACACGTGGATGCAGGTCGACCCCTCCCCCCAGGGCACCTGGGTGGGCGGCACCCACGGCGAGAGCGCGCAGTGGTACTCGCCCGTCGTGGGCACGGAGACCGCGTTCACCTTCCACGTGAGCGTCTCGGATGGCGTGAACCCGCCCGTGGTGCGGACCGTCACCCTGCCCGTGTCGGTGCCCCGCTATGGCGCGGACGTCCAATCGCTGTGGAACTCCGGGCAGTGCACGAACTGCCACGGCAAGGCCGGCAACCTGAGCCTGGCCTCGACCAGCAGCCACGCGAGCCTGGTCAACGTCACCGCCAGGGCCTGCGGCACCCTCCAGCGCGTCATGCCCGGCGACCCGGACAACTCGGCGCTCGTGCGCAAGATGGAGGGCACGGCGTGCGGCGACCGCATGCCCACGGGCAAGCCGGAGTACTTCGACCAGCACCCGGGCCTGAACGTCCTGGTCCGCTCGTGGATCCTCGCGGGCGCGGCCAACGACTGACGGCAGGGACACCGCGGGCTCGCGCCCGTTCCAGCCGGGGCATAGGCTCGCGGTCGTGGCCGCGAACCCGCCCCTGCTGGACGACATGGTCCTCTTCGCGGAGGTGGTGGCGACGGCCAGCATCACCTCCGCGGCGGAGCGCCTGGGCCTGCGCAAGTCCACGGTGAGCCGCCGGCTGGCCGCCCTGGAGGAGCGCCTGGGCATCCGGCTGCTCGAGCGCAACACGCGCAGGCTCCGTCTCACGGAAGCGGGCCGCGAGTACCACGCGCACTGCGCGCGGCTCGTCGCCGAGGCCCGCGAGGTGAACGCGGCGGTGAGCGAGTCGCGCGGCACGCCCCAGGGCACGCTGCGCATCGCCACGCTGTCGCTGCTGGGCGAGCTGCTCACGCCCGTCATCGCGGAGCTGCTGCTGCACCATCCCCGGCTGCGCGTGGAGGTGTCGCTCGCGCAGACGCACGTGGACCTCATCGCGGAGGAGTACGACCTGGCGCTGCGCACCGGGCCGCTCGCGGACTCGTCGCTGATGGCGCGCAGGCTCGGGCGCCTGCGCACGGGCTACTACGCCAGCCCGCACTACTTGAGCCGCCACGGCACGCCCCGCACGCCCGAAGCGCTGACGACCCATGAGTGCATCCTCCTGGCCGAGTCCGGCACCGACGAGGTGTGGTTCTTCGGCGAAGGCCGGAGCGCGCGCACCGTGCCGGTGACAGGCCGCCTGCGCGTGCCGAGCGAGCGCGCGGGCCAGGCGGCGGCGCGAGCGGGGCTGGGCATCGTGCGGCTCGCGGCGTCACTGGTGGCGGACGACGTGCGCGCCGGGCTGCTCGTCCCCGTGCTGGAAGCGGACACGCCCCCGGGCCTGCCCATCTTCGCCGTCTACCCGAGCAGCCGGCAGCTGCCCCTCAAGGTGCGCGCCTTCCTGAAGCTGCTGTCCGCGCGCGGCGCCGCGCTCCCGTGGGAGGAGGAATAGGGCTCCTCGCGGAACAATGCGTCCCGCCAGGGGCGCTCGTCGGCGCCGCGGGCCGCGATTACATCCCGTGTGCACGAGGCGCGGAAGGCCCCTGGGGCGAGCGCCCTTCACCCAAGGACAGGGCACATGGCTGGCGACGTCATCGAGCTGGGAGACGCGGAGTTCCAACGCGAGGTGCTGGAGTCGAACGAGCCGGTGCTGGTGGACTTCACCGCCACCTGGTGCCCGCCGTGCCGGGTCCTCGCGCCGGTCATCGACTCGCTAGCCGCCGAGTACAAGGGCCGGATGAAGATGGCCAAGCTCAACGTGGACGACCATCCGAGGACGCCCGAGCAGTACGGCATCCGCGCCATGCCCACCCTGCTGTTCTTCAAGGGCGGGAAGGTGGTGAAGCAGGTCGTGGGCGCCGTGCCCAGGGCGAAGCTGGAGGAGGCCGTGCGCCAGGTGCTCTGACGCTTGGCCCTAGCGCTTGAGGGCGCGCTCGATGCGGCGGCGCAGGCCGTCCTCGGACAGCATGCCGCGCTGCGCGTCGATGACCTTGCCGTCCCGGTCCAGGAAGTAGAGCGTGGGCAGCGCATTCACCTGGAATGCGCGCGCCACGTTGTCGTCCGCGTAGACGACGTACGGCCGCAGGTCCGGCTGGAAGCGCTGGAGGAAGTAGTCCACCTCCTGCGACGCCGTGGAGCCCTCGTCCCGGCTGGCCGCCACGAAGACGAGCCCCTGGGACTCGTACTCCTTGGCCAGCTTCACCAGATACGGCATCTCCTCGCGGCACGGCGGGCACCACGTGGCCCAGAAGTCGAGCATCACCACGCTCCCCTTCAGGTCCGACAGCGCGAGCGAGCCGCCCTCGTGCTTCGTCAGCTGGAAGGTCGGCGGCGACACGCCGTCCGGTACCAGCCGCGCCCGCTGCGCCTCGCGCACGCCCAGGAACGCCAGCGCCGCCAGCCCCAGCACCGCCACCACGGACAGCGCCGTCTTGGCCTTGTCCCCGCGCGCGCCCGGCGGCGGCGTCCCTTCCGTCCCAGCCTGCTGTGTCATCCGCGTTCCTTCCGTGTCAGGCGGCCGTGCACCCGCGTCAGGGCCCAGCGCACCCCGGCCCGAACTCGCGGCCGGCGCACCACCCACGCCGCCAGCGGAGGGCCCCAATAATAGTATCCGTCGATGAACCCCTGACCGAGCCGGCTCTTCCTGAGCACGTCGTCGCGGAAGGCCCGGAAGGCCACCAGCTCCGGCGCGCCCTCGCCAAAGGCCGCCGTCACCACGAAGCACGACGACGCGGGGCTCACCCACATCAGCTTGCCGTTGGTGAGGTTCACCACGACCTTCAGCTCCCGCTGCTCTGTGTAGAGGAAGGCCAGGAGGTCGCGCCGCGCGGCGGGGAACTCCTGTCCGCCCGCCTCCTCGAAGTCGATGCGCGTGGTGACGGTGCTGCCCACCTCATCCACCGTGAAGAGGTAGCGCTTGGAGCTGCGCCGGTGCTCCACCTCCAGCCCCTTCAATTCACCGAAGTAGGCCAGGAAGGGCACCCGGCACGCCGGGCAGACGAAGCGGTGGTAGGCGTGCGTCGGGATGAAGGCGTAGTCCCCCATGCGCTTGCAGCCCGTGTTGGGGCACACCAGCTTCACGGTCGCCTGGGCCGCGTTGCGAGGGTCGTAGCGCGACAGGCCCGAGCCCTTGTCGAACACCGGCGCCGGCCGCGGCGGCTGGCCCACCATCTGCCGCGTGGGGTGCGCGGCCCGCTCCAGCTCCTGGGCCTTCCGCCACGCCAGCTCCGCCGCCTCCAGCCGGCCATCCGCGGTGTGCACCAGCGCTTCGGCATGCGCGCGCAGGGCCGCCACCAGGCGGTCCACCAGCGGCGACACCGCCGGCTCGCGCGCCACCGCGAAGGCCTCCGCCAGCACCCGCTCCATCTCTGGAAGCAGCGCCTGGGCCGCCTTGCGAGACGGGTCCTCCGCCCGCCGGTACACCGGGGGCTCCGGAAGTTTCGCGAACAACGCCGAGGCCTGGGCCCGCACGCGCTCCAGCGCCGCGTCCCCCCGCCCCACGTCCAATCCCGCCGCCCGCGTCTGGGCGGCCCTGATGAGTTCTTCGGGCTGCAAGCGCCTGGACCTTAAGGGGCCCCAGGCCCCCTGTCAGCGACTGAGGAGCGACAGGTCAGGAAACTCGCCATGTGCCCCGCGCCGATGTAAGACGACGTAGGAGGATGTGAATCATGGGCGTGTTGAAGTTCCTGGTCTGGACGACCTGCGCGGTGGGTCTGGGCGTCTTCCTGGCTCGGGGCAACGTGGATGGCCGTTCTCCGCTGGAGCACATGGAGCGCACCTGGAAGCGCACGGTGAACCCTTCCACCCTGGACAAGGTGAAGGGCGGCGTGGAGGACGCGATGGAGAGCGCGAAGGGCGCCGTGTCCCAGAAGTCCGCCAACGCGGCGGGCCCGCGCGAGCGCATCACCGCCGAGGACCGGGCGGCCATCAACGACATCATCGCCAAGAAGAAGTAGGCGCCGAAGCAGGCGACGCCTCCCCGCGGGGCCGGTTGCTGATCGCCGCCCTCCCCCTTCCGCCCTCTCCCCCCCGTGCCTAGGTTGCGCCGGGGCATTGGGTTGGACGGTGGTGGGAAGGCGGGGCCCATGGGTTGGACGCGGTTCGGGGGCGGCATCAAGTTGGCGGTGCTGGCGTGCGCGCTGGGGACAGCGGGCAGCGCCGGGGCCCGCACGCCCGGGAAGTTGTGGCTGGAGTCGCAGAACCGCGCCGTCTCCCGGCAGCACTCCAACCTCAGTGAAGTGGCCCGCAAGGCGATGCCGGCCGTGGTGTCCATCACCACGCGCCAGGACCTCGCGGAGGTGGCTCCGGGCGAGGAGCCCCAGCGCGGCATCGGCTCCGGCTTCATCATCCATCCGGACGGCTACATCCTCACCAGCGCGCACGTGGTGGACGGGGCCTCGGAGGTCACCATCTCCATCCGCAGCGCCAACGGCTACGTGGAGGAGTTCCCCGCCACGGTGGTGGGCGAGGACGAGCGCACGGACTGCGCGCTCCTCAAGGTGGACGCGCCCCGGAAGCTGCCGGTGCTGAAGCTCGCGTCCGCGTCCCATGTGGGCATCGCGGACTGGGTGGTCGTCATCGGCAACCCGTTCGGGCTGGCGCACTCCGTGACGGTGGGCGTGGTGAGCTACGTGGGCCGCACGGACGTGACGCCCAACGGTCGCGACGGCGACTTCGACTACCTGCAGATGGACGCCTCCATCAACCCGGGCAACTCCGGCGGGCCGGTGCTCGACTTGCACGGCGACGTGGTGGCGGTGGCCAACGCCGTCAACGTGTCCGGCCAGGGCATCGGGTTCGCCATCCCCATCGACATCGCGAAGACGGTGATTCCGCAGCTCAAGGCCCACGGGCGCATGCGCCGCGGGTGGATGGGCATCAGCGTGCAGGACTTCTCCCCGGAGGTGGCGCAGGCCTTCAACCTGAACCCGCGCGGCCGGGGCGTGGTGGTGACGGACGTGGTGGAGGACGGCCCGGCGGCCCGCGCGGGCCTGCGCACCGGGGACGTCATCCTGAACATGGACCGGCTGTCCGTGGAGCGGGCGCACACCCTGCGCTGGCAGGTGGCCGCGCGAGGCGTGGGCCAGCGCATCCGGCTCAACCTGCGCCGGCTGGGCCGCCCCATGACGCTGAAGGTGAAGCTGGAGGACCTGCCCCTGGTGGAGTCGCCGCCGTCCACGCTGGCCTCGGGTGGCACACCGGGCGAGCGCGCCGCCGGTGCCCGCTCCGTGCTGGAGGAGCTGCTCTCCCCGGTGCCGCGCACCCAGTCCGGCCGCTCCGGGGGCATTCCCAAGGCCGATGAAGGCCTGGCTGCCCCCTGACGGATGGGGCCTTCAGGGCCCTGGCGGGCTTCCAGGCTCCTTGCGTTCCGCGAAACCCGGCGATACACCGTCCGCCTTCACATCGTGGCGGATCCACCCACAGGTGGCGTCACGGGTCTTCAAGCATCGTTTCGCAGGAGAATCCGTACCATGGCCGAGGCCACCCAGACGACGAAGCTCACCCATTGGCCGCGCACCGCCAAGGGCGGCGGCAAGAAGGCGTGCACCGTGGAGGGCTGCAAGCGCCCCTACCGTGCCAAGAGCTACTGCTTCTTCCACTTCAAGAAGTGGCGCCAGGGCGAGCTGCCCCACACGCGCTACCGCGTGTGCTCCAAGCCGGAGTGCCGCGCCAAGGTCGGCCCCAAGGCCGGTCTGTGCGAGAAGCACTTCGCCGAGACCTACAAGAAGGACGCGGCGGCTTAAGTCGCCCCGGCTGTTCGCGTGGCGCCGGCCCCCCGCTCACTCGCGGGAGGTCCCCGGCGCCACCGCGCGGCCCAGGTGCTTGAAGGCGTTGAGCCACAGCTCCGCCTCTCGCTGGGTCAGCCGCGCACGCATCAACGTCCGCTCCAACTCGTGCAGCACATGCTCCGGCGCCTGCGGGTTGAGGAAGTCCGCCGCCAGCATCGCCGCGCGCATGCGCCCGCTCAGCGCGTTGAGCGTCCCCAGCCGCGCGCCGGCCTCCTCTTCCTGGGGCAGCGCGGGCTCGGACGTGAGCCCCTGCCGGTGGCAGAGGTACAGGAGCACCGCGGAGGACTGCGCCAGGTTCATGGACGGCTGCACGTCCGACGTGGGGATGACGAGCAGGTCCTGGCAGTGGGTGAGGTCCTCGTCGGACAGCCCGCGCTGCTCCCCGCCGAACAGGAGCGCCACCCGCCCCCGCGTGCTCTCCTCCGCCAGCCGCCGCGCCGCGTCCTCCGGCGTCAGCGGGGTGCGCTTCTCCACCTGGGTGCGCGACGTGGTGCCCACCACGTACACGCAGTCCTCCAGGGCCTCCTGGAGGGTGGGTGTGACGCGCATGCCCGAAAGGATGTGGCCGCCCTTCACGGCCATCTTCTCCGCCAGACTGAAGTCCTGGACCACGGGTTCCGAGAGGACGAGACGTTCGAAACCGAAGTTCGCCATGACCCGGCAGACAGCCCCCAGGTTGTCGGGTGAACGGGTCTGATGAAGGACGACAGTCAGCTCCGCACCTGGACGCATGCACCGGAGTTTAGCTGGTGGTGCGTCGGCGTGATCGGTATATTCCCGTTGATGCGTCGCTGGGTCCCTGGCCTGCTCCTGTCGCTGTCCCTGCTCACCACCGCGTGCGACGGGACGGGTGCGCCCGTGCGCTCCTCGCTCACGGCGCGGCAGGCGCTGAGCAGCTCGCCAGAGGTGGTGGAGTTCGAGTCCCCGGCCGTCCGCCTGGAGCTCTTCCGGGACATCGCCCGCCAGTCGGAGCAGCAGGCCGGGCAGTCCGCGCAGGGCGTGGCGCTCTTCCCCATCATCCAGGGCAACGAGTTCGTCGCGGCGCCGGGCTTCGAGCCCCGCGCGGACCTGCTCCAGCCGCCGGACGCGGGCAGCGGCCTCCAGTTCGTCTTCGACGCGCGGACGGGCGACCGTTGGCCGGAGGACCGGCGGGAGAGCCTGCAGGGCCTGTCGGAGCG
This DNA window, taken from Corallococcus coralloides DSM 2259, encodes the following:
- a CDS encoding M16 family metallopeptidase, translated to MKTRATVSLVLAAALSLAACAHHKPPHEEPPPTPQPEPGSVPAVPLNEPPPMHLVVQARADTPLVSLRLVFHTGSIDDPKGKEGLTALTAKLMAEGGTQQLTAAQLLEALYPMAAELKVFTDKEMTTLSGRVHQDFLPSFLLLFTDTLLQPRFDPAEFERLRANALNAVRNGLRSEDDETLGKVGLDALIYAGHPYAHYTGGTVQGLQSITLEDVKAHARRVFTQDRLVIGLAGPVDANLQQTMTSRLSALPAKGAPRVELPTVKSSAGRTLILQKPTLSTAVSMGFVTPMRRGDPDFFPVAFALSNLGEHRQFIGVLFNELREQRGLNYGDYAYAEHFIEDRGNGTFNRTNLVRTQQDVSIWLRPVVPANAVFATRGAVFFLERMSKEPLTPERFNLVRGFLQGYTRLWEQTDQRRLGFAIDSLYYGTPHFLDAYRSALTTMTPESVQAAVKRQLSPEKLALVYVTEDAQGLAEKLKSGAPSPITYASPKPPELLKLDELIIQQKLPVRPDAVQIVPASGFMER
- a CDS encoding DUF3616 domain-containing protein, with protein sequence MKRWLLWGCVLVAGCGTREANVRRDALPAAPANTVVFEGSCDASGAVELGQGLFVVADDEDNILRVYDARKGGRPLRTVDLTPSLDLPVKKKPPETDIEAGSRLGNLAFWLTSHGRNSAGKKQPARLRFFATGVEDPEHVQVVGQPYTQLLEDLLADARLAPYGLAQAEPLPPKEPGGLNIEGMTAMLDAPGMLIGFRSPLTQGKALVVPLLNPEAVVRDGATARFGEPRLLELGGLGIRSLSSWRGRYLIMAGATASEAKSRLFTWKGGDDAPVPVTSVDLSGVNPEAFFTPDTSEDILLLSDDGTVQVDGVECKRQKDPALKRFRGVWTALPESP
- a CDS encoding OmpA family protein, whose translation is MQCPDSEPSWSRSACGAALRLAVLGLLLTTAAAHAQPDPFSRGFDAVPVKPTAAQDSGIGLEGATVEPVGSYRGALLFDFNWRILALKLGDEKLGNLLPYRLDAHLLFSYQLLERLELGVDLPVTLLQGDNFSLLGDALNSPDFPGAAGVSGTTLGDIRVLPRVSLLNPNHFPLGLALVTEVRLPTGSAQSFTGESGVVFAPRLALEKRLGPVRVLGNAGVLVRPAAQYLNLRVDDELTLGAGGIVDLPDISRLREVKATAEMHLRTPLARPFNFDQADSLKSPWELLVGARAKVWGDWGVELDVGRGLNVTTGYGREALRVMLALRYDKTFKDEGPDSDGDGVPDVRDRCPTQPEDKDDFEDFDGCPDPDNDGDGVADGEDACPNKPGPKESKGCPVEPDKDTDGDGVMDPLDKCITVPGPKDFDGCPDTDYDEIPDGEDDCPDVAGPPENNGCPYDAPPYVVVESDRIRIKGNILFETGSAVIQKQSYPLLDEVATVLTKNPTLGPVQIEGHTDNKGSRALNMDLSNRRAKSVLEYLTKKGIDRKRLTSQGFGFDRPIATNDTALGRAKNRRVDFKLVKSEIESGPKETIVPHGQPPPPGTEPVPGPGAPPATPAPGAGTTPAGKK
- a CDS encoding FBP domain-containing protein; amino-acid sequence: MFLIETEKEFLDAFRPRDRKFVELPKDTRFPLFVRDYLAWVDPYGVRVFLVFTAPGSKRPTGIAFRRDQQGDPASPHMCEWCHTSTGADVGLLTTDANSKRRVGTNLCLDLRCGERLEAVTNRAGQSVLDNNKKLVERMARFAKEALGIDGNPDA
- a CDS encoding FBP domain-containing protein yields the protein MFRIESEKELLRAFRSRDRKHVELPKGTQLPLFVRNYLSWVDPYGVRVFLVFVAPGGKQATGIAFRRDQQGDPALAPKMCDWCRTSTDAEIGLLTTDVDSKRRVGVNLCLDLRCGERLEAQADRSGRSLQDDTAQLIERMARFASEALGYAPGSDA
- a CDS encoding Ig-like domain-containing protein yields the protein MHISLRILLPLLVIGLGGIACGDGASSTNQPPTVSDTVSAPTALVAGTTGTLTVTASDPDGDPLTYTWMQVDPSPQGTWVGGTHGESAQWYSPVVGTETAFTFHVSVSDGVNPPVVRTVTLPVSVPRYGADVQSLWNSGQCTNCHGKAGNLSLASTSSHASLVNVTARACGTLQRVMPGDPDNSALVRKMEGTACGDRMPTGKPEYFDQHPGLNVLVRSWILAGAAND